The following DNA comes from Terriglobales bacterium.
CCAGGCGCATCTGCTTTTCCGCCTCGGGCAGCTGCTTCATGGCCCAATAGGCCAGCCCCAACTCGTAGTAGCCGTCGTACCAGTCCGGGGCCAGGACGATGGCCTGCTCGTATTCCGCTTTGGCCTCTTCGTACTTACCCTGGTCGTAGAGCCCATTGCCGCTCTCTACGTGCTGCTGCGCCTCGGGCGGGACCTTGCTGGCCGCCGGCGCTTGCCAGCCGGCAGCCACGTTCGCCAGCAGGAGGAGGAAGCTCAGGCCTGCAACGCGTTTGCGCATGGGCGGTCTCCCTGGACCCAACGGATTGTAACGAAAACCCCTGCCGCCCGTCAGTGCCCCCGCCGCAGCGCGTTCTTGACCGCCTCTTCGCCGCCGGACGATAATGCAGGATTGGAGTTGGGTGTTCGCTGCGATTCAGGAGCGCCGTCTTCATGGCTACTTCGGCGGGTCCTTCTTCGGAAGTGTCGTCCCCTGCGGTGCGTCCGGGAGTGGCCCCCCTGCGCGCGGGCCAGGGGTATTCCTTCGTCCTTCGCCGCCTGCACTCCCTCACCGGCATCGTTCCCATCGGCGCTTTCCTGATGGAGCACTTCTTCTCCAACGCCTTCGCCCAGAACGGTCCCGCCGCCTACAACGACACCGTCAAGTTCCTCACCGGGCTGCCTTTCGTCACCTGGATCGAGTGCCTCTTCATCTGGATGCCCATCCTCTACCACGCCCTCTACGGCCTGTGGATCTGGTTTCGCGGCGAGTCCAACGTCCTCGACTATCCCTGGACGGGCAACTGGATGTACACGGCCCAGCGCTGGACCGGCGGCATCACCTTCGTCTACATCGTCTTCCACACCACCACCATGCGCTTCCTCGGGGAGCACCTCATCACCCACCCCGAGTACGGCTTCACCAAGGTGTGGACCGAGTTCCGAAACCCCTGGATCGTGGCCTTCTACGTGGTGGGCATCGTGGCGGCCTCCTGGCATTTCGCCTACGGGCTCTGGTTGTTCGCCGCCAAGTGGGGGCTGGCAGTGGGTCGCAACGCGCATCGCAAGTTCGGATTCGTCTGCCTGGGGATCGCCCTGCTGCTGATCGTGGTGGGACTCTCCACGGTGTGGGCTTTCCTGAGCTATACCCCGCCGCCTTCGCCGGCGGCGCAGACCTTGGTGGTACATTGAACGTCCCGGCGGCTGCGGCTGCGCCGGTGCGCAACGAGTAAAGGATCATGGCAGCTGTTCCCAGGATCATCGTGGTGGGCGGGGGCCTGGCGGGCCTCTCCGCCGTCATCAAGATCGCCGAGATGGGCGGGCACGTGGACCTGTTCTCCATCGTTCCCGTCAAGCGCTCGCACTCGGTCTGCGCCCAGGGCGGCATCAACGCCGCCAAGAACCTGAAGGGCGAGGGCGACTCCACCTGGCAGCACGTCGACGACACCATCTACGGCGGCGACTTCCTCGCCAACCAGCCCCCGGTCAAGGACATGTGCGACGCCGCTCCCGCCATCATCGACCTGCTCGACCGCATGGGCGTGCCCTTCAACCGCACCTCCGAGGGTCTGCTCGACTTCCGCCGCTTCGGCGGCACCCTCTACCATCGCACCGCCTTCGCCGGCGCCACCACCGGCCAGCAGCTCCTCTACGCGCTCGACGAGCAGGTGCGCCGCTACGAGGCCGACGGCCGGGTGCGCAAGTTCGAGGGCTGGGAGTTCCTCTCCGCGGTGCTCGACTCCAACAAGATCTGCCGCGGCATCTGTGCCCTGGATCTGCGCAGCATGGAGGTGCGCACCTTCCCGGCCGGCGCGGTCATCATCTGCACCGGGGGTATCGGCGCCATCTTCGGCAAGAGCACCAACTCCGTGGTCTGTACCGGCTCCGCCCAGTCCGCTCTCTACCAGCAGGGCTGCTACTACGCCAACGGCGAGTTCATCCAGGTGCATCCCACCGCTATCCCCGGCGAGGACAAGCTGCGCCTCATGTCGGAGTCGGCTCGCGGCGAGGGCGGCCGCGTCTGGGTCCCCAAGCAGAAGGGCGACAAGCGCGAGCCCCGCTCCATCCCCGAATCCGAGCGCTGGTACTTCCTGGAAGAGTGGTACCCCAAGTACGGCAACCTGGTACCCCGCGACGTGGCCACCCGCGCCATCCACAAGGTGGTCTACGAGCACGACCTGGGCGTGGAAGGCCAGCCCATGGTCTATCTCGACCTCACTCACATCGAGCGCGCCGTGCTCGACCGCAAGCTGGAGGGCATCCTCGAGATCTACGAGAAGTTCATCGGCGACGACCCCCACGACGTGCCCATGAAGATCTTTCCGGGCATGCACTACACCATGGGCGGGCTATGGGTGGACTTCAAGCAGGCCACCAACCTGCCCGGCATCTTCGCTGCCGGCGAGTGCGAATACCAGTACCACGGCGCCAACCGCCTGGGCGCCAACTCCCTGGTCTCCTGCATCTGGGGAGGCTTCGTGGCCGGCCCCGAGGCGGTCAAATACGCCGCCTCCGCTCCCCCCGCCACCAACGGCTGCTTCGAGGCCGAGCGCAAGCGCCAGGAGGAGATCAACGCCCGCCTGGTGAAGTCCGACGGCACCGAGAACCCCTTCCGCCTGTGGCGCGAGTTGGGCGAGATCATGACCCGCAACTGCACCGTCATCCGCTACAACAAGAACCTGAAAGAGACCGATACCAAGCTTCATGAATTGCTGGAGCGTTTCCAGCATATCAACCTGAGCGACAAGCAGATGTGGGCCAACACCACCTTCACGTTCACGCGCCAGCTCTACAACATGCTGCAATTGGCCCGGGTCATCGCCCAGGGCGCGGGCATGCGGGACGAGAGCCGCGGCGCTCATTACAAGCCCGAGTTCCCCGAGCGCGACGACAAGAACTGGCTCAAGACCACCAAGGCCTACTTCGCGGCCGATGCCGACGAGCCCCGCTTCGAGTTCGAAGCCGTGGACACCTCGCTCATCCCACCGCGACCCAGGAAATACTGACAAGGACCATGCCCGACAAGACCATCATCCTGAAGATCAAGCGCCAGCGCGATCCCAACTCCGAGGCCCGCTGGGAGGAGTTCGAGATCCCCCACCGGCCCAACATGAACGTCATCTCGGTGCTGATGGAGCTGGCGCTCAACCCGGTGAACCGCCAGGGGCAGCCCACTACCCCCATCACCTACGACTCCAACTGCCTGGAGGAGGTCTGCGGCTCCTGCGCCATGCTCATCAACGGCAAGGCCCGCATGGCCTGCTCCGCCCTGGTCGACCAACTGGAGCAGCCCATCCACCTCGAGCCGCTGAGCAAATTCCCGGTGGTGCGCGACCTCTCCGTGGACCGCAGCGTGCTCTTCGAGAACCTGAAGCGGGTGCAGGCCTGGATCCCGCTCGACGGCACCTACTTCCTGGGCCCCGGGCCCCGCCTCGGTCCCAAGGCCCAGGAGGAGGCCTACCCGCTCTCCCGCTGCATCTCCTGCTGCTGCTGCATGGAGGTGTGCCCGCAGTTCAACGAACACACCGGCTTCGTGGGGGCCGCCACCATCGCCCAGGTGCGCCTGTTCAACATCCATCCCACCGGCAAGGCCCTGGCCCACGAGCGCCTGCAGGCGCTGATGGGCGACGGCGGCATCCAGGAGTGCGCCTTCTCCCAGAACTGCGTGGAGATCTGCCCCAAGAGCATCCCTCTGACCAAGTCCATCGCCGACGTGAACGGGCAGGTGGTCCGCCAGGCCGTCTCCGACTTCTTATTCAAGTGAGTGGATGCCCTCCCCCGCGGGGGCAGCACGCTCAGGGACATGTCCTCCCGATACGGGAAGGAGTCGAAAAAGGCTCTTGCCTTCTGTTACCCGTCGGTTACAATCCAGCGAGCGTTTCACAAATCCAGCTTGTGGAGTGGTTTTTCGGCCCATGGGAACCCGCGGTCTCCGGCTTTTCCTCATCCTCTCGTTGCTCTCCTCCAGCCATCTGTTCGGGGCTTCGGCCCACACGCGCGCGACCGTTCGCGTCCGCCGCACTCGCGCCCGGCACATCTACTGGAACCCGGTCTTCCGGGGCTCGCGCCAGTCCCTCATCAAGCAGAACGAAGAGATCGACCGCCTGCAGCTTCCCCGCATCGAGGACGACGCCCAGCTCGACGACCTGATCCTGCGCCAGGAATTGGTGCCGCTGCCCGCCAGCGAGAGCCTGGCCGTGGCCGGCAACCTGCCCCAGAACCGGCGCTACTGCCGTCCCTGGACCGCGGACTTTGTCAGCGACCTGAGCCAGGCCTATTACCTGCAATTCGGCCGGCCCCTGCTGGTGACCTCGGCGGTGCGCACGGTGGAGGTGCAGCACAAACTCCGCCGCCACAACCGCAACGCTGCTCCCGAGAGCGGCGAAACCGCCTCCTCCCATCTCGCCGGACTCACCATCGACATCTCCAAGCGCGGCATGAGCAAGCAGGAGAAGCACTGGATGGACGACTACATGCTCCCGCTCAAGCAGATGGGGCTGATCGAGCCGGAGGAGGAGCGCCGCCAGCCCGTCTTTCATGTTATGGTGTCGCAACGCTATGCCGAATGGAAGCAACTGCTGCCGGGCCCTGACACCTCTCTGGCCGCCGTTCCGGCCGGCAAGTAAGCTCCTCCACCGCGTCCTCGCCGGCACGCTTCTGCTGGCTGGCACCCTGGGCTGGTCCCAGTCCAAGCCCGCCGGCAAGGCGAAGCCCGACGCCCGCGCCCTGCACAACTCCGCCATCGTCGTAGACACGCACGCCGACACGCCCCAGCGCTTCCTCGACCAGGGCTTCGACATGGCCACCGTCACCCCGGTCTCGGAAGGCATGGTGGACCTTTCCAAGGTGAAGGAAGGCAACCTGGGCGCGGAGTTCTTCTCCATCTGGGTGGACCCGGTGGCCAACCAAGGCCACTT
Coding sequences within:
- a CDS encoding succinate dehydrogenase translates to MATSAGPSSEVSSPAVRPGVAPLRAGQGYSFVLRRLHSLTGIVPIGAFLMEHFFSNAFAQNGPAAYNDTVKFLTGLPFVTWIECLFIWMPILYHALYGLWIWFRGESNVLDYPWTGNWMYTAQRWTGGITFVYIVFHTTTMRFLGEHLITHPEYGFTKVWTEFRNPWIVAFYVVGIVAASWHFAYGLWLFAAKWGLAVGRNAHRKFGFVCLGIALLLIVVGLSTVWAFLSYTPPPSPAAQTLVVH
- the sdhA gene encoding succinate dehydrogenase flavoprotein subunit codes for the protein MAAVPRIIVVGGGLAGLSAVIKIAEMGGHVDLFSIVPVKRSHSVCAQGGINAAKNLKGEGDSTWQHVDDTIYGGDFLANQPPVKDMCDAAPAIIDLLDRMGVPFNRTSEGLLDFRRFGGTLYHRTAFAGATTGQQLLYALDEQVRRYEADGRVRKFEGWEFLSAVLDSNKICRGICALDLRSMEVRTFPAGAVIICTGGIGAIFGKSTNSVVCTGSAQSALYQQGCYYANGEFIQVHPTAIPGEDKLRLMSESARGEGGRVWVPKQKGDKREPRSIPESERWYFLEEWYPKYGNLVPRDVATRAIHKVVYEHDLGVEGQPMVYLDLTHIERAVLDRKLEGILEIYEKFIGDDPHDVPMKIFPGMHYTMGGLWVDFKQATNLPGIFAAGECEYQYHGANRLGANSLVSCIWGGFVAGPEAVKYAASAPPATNGCFEAERKRQEEINARLVKSDGTENPFRLWRELGEIMTRNCTVIRYNKNLKETDTKLHELLERFQHINLSDKQMWANTTFTFTRQLYNMLQLARVIAQGAGMRDESRGAHYKPEFPERDDKNWLKTTKAYFAADADEPRFEFEAVDTSLIPPRPRKY
- the sdhB gene encoding succinate dehydrogenase iron-sulfur subunit; this translates as MPDKTIILKIKRQRDPNSEARWEEFEIPHRPNMNVISVLMELALNPVNRQGQPTTPITYDSNCLEEVCGSCAMLINGKARMACSALVDQLEQPIHLEPLSKFPVVRDLSVDRSVLFENLKRVQAWIPLDGTYFLGPGPRLGPKAQEEAYPLSRCISCCCCMEVCPQFNEHTGFVGAATIAQVRLFNIHPTGKALAHERLQALMGDGGIQECAFSQNCVEICPKSIPLTKSIADVNGQVVRQAVSDFLFK
- a CDS encoding DUF5715 family protein; this translates as MGTRGLRLFLILSLLSSSHLFGASAHTRATVRVRRTRARHIYWNPVFRGSRQSLIKQNEEIDRLQLPRIEDDAQLDDLILRQELVPLPASESLAVAGNLPQNRRYCRPWTADFVSDLSQAYYLQFGRPLLVTSAVRTVEVQHKLRRHNRNAAPESGETASSHLAGLTIDISKRGMSKQEKHWMDDYMLPLKQMGLIEPEEERRQPVFHVMVSQRYAEWKQLLPGPDTSLAAVPAGK